The DNA region AAAATTGCCAACCCTTTTTCTTGGAGTTATCTTAAGCTTAGCAAATTGTTAAGCTCAGGAACAAAGTAAACATCGAATATCACCTGAGTAATGCCATTCATTTGCACACGTATGTTTCCTTTTGCCACAACATTCATTGTTGTATCATTTCCAAGCTTCACAATTTTGCAAAATCCTTCCTCCATTTCTAAAAACCAATTTTTGTTTCCCGTCATATAATTGTTGCAGCCAGAGTCTAAGAACCAAGCTTCTTCTTGTGTGGGTTGACACATCTCTTTATACGCCATTAATAAgatttcttcttcttcctccagCTCCGCATAATTGGCCTTCTTCTCCCAGTCAGGGCACTCATACTAAAAGTGACCCAACTTGTGACATTTAAAGCACTCAACAATTGCTTTGTTTAGAGATAGTCTTCCTCTTCCTCTGCCATGTCCTCCTCTGAATACACCTCTACCTCATCTTCCTTTGATTGATCTATCATTACGGTTTATTTTCAATACATGTTCTTCTGTCTGAAATCCCTGCATTCTTTGCTCATGAATAAGGACACTGTCATGCAGTTCATCAATACTTGAGGTACTCAAATCATTTGATTCCTCTATTGAGCACACACCATAATTGAATTTAGAGGTCAAAGATCTAAGTATCTTGCTCACCACCGTACTTTGCTCCATTGTTTCACCATTTGATTTCATCTTGTTTACCACATTGAGAGCCCGTCCCAAGAAGTTATCGACCTTCTCGCCTTCTTTCATGGTCAATAGCTCGAATTCTCTTCTCAACGCTTGAAGTTGTGCTCTTTTCACCTTTGTGGATCCTTGATACTTCTGTTGCATGGACCTCCATATTGCCTTTGAAGTTCCCTTGTCAAGAATCGTTTCAAGAATTTCTCTGTCAATAGCTTGAAACAGATAATTTTTGACCTTCAGATCTTTAAGCTTGGCCTCTTCCATACTCTTTCTCTGCGCTTCACTTATTGATGAAGTTCCAATTGCCGGTGTTGGGACTCCTTCTTATACGAGGTTCCACACCTCTTTACTTCGTAGAAAATTCTCCATCGTCATTGCCCAAAAATCATAATGACCATCGAACTTTGGAATGACCGAATGTACGAACTTTTCAGATGTAGACATGTTGATCCTTTGGTGTTTCTTCTCACACACACACGCTTTTACTCCCTTAGTGTTTCCCCTCTCACACACTCACTCCCCAAACAATATCAGGCCCCTTGtggagctctgataccaattgtaagaACTAGAAATAATAGAAACATTGAGAGGAAAATCGTGTTATTCATTAGAAATTGAAAGCAGACTTATATAGCCTTTACAAATGGAATTAGTCAAAAGCCAGTACTGCATGGCAATAAAATAGGAATAAAAGAAACTGATCCTAAAATATAGGACTTCCTCCTAAAGAATCTAATTTCCCTTAGGACTAGGATTTATTAGTAAATGTGGACTGAATTAAAAAATAACTTTAACTAGCATTTATTTCTACTAATAAAAATTTGACAGGAAATTTTGACCAAATTATATTTGATAAATATTTTTAGATTAAGAAATAATTTGATTTTACTTTATTATACTAATTTACCTTAgtaaacaaaaattaaatttttatatgACTTATGTACAGTAAATATGGAAAACTTACCAACCCTAAGAGCTCGTATAATATATGATAGAAATGTGATTAGTGAAGTGGGGCCTTGGCCAAGGGTGTTGAAAGTTTATACTAGGA from Lathyrus oleraceus cultivar Zhongwan6 chromosome 1, CAAS_Psat_ZW6_1.0, whole genome shotgun sequence includes:
- the LOC127114184 gene encoding uncharacterized protein LOC127114184, with the translated sequence MEEAKLKDLKVKNYLFQAIDREILETILDKGTSKAIWRSMQQKYQGSTKVKRAQLQALRREFELLTMKEGEKVDNFLGRALNVVNKMKSNGETMEQSTVVSKILRSLTSKFNYGVCSIEESNDLSTSSIDELHDSVLIHEQRMQGFQTEEHYECPDWEKKANYAELEEEEEILLMAYKEMCQPTQEEAWFLDSGCNNYMTGNKNWFLEMEEGFCKIVKLGNDTTMNVVAKGNIRVQMNGITQVIFDVYFVPELNNLLSLR